One genomic window of uncultured delta proteobacterium includes the following:
- a CDS encoding conserved hypothetical protein (Evidence 4 : Homologs of previously reported genes of unknown function), whose product MATKKTMTPEEQYWTLRLEKAAKALEANRFGVSVHATGKDAAEHLVKKVLPKGWKGTVNFGGSASVLQSGVIPMLQKLPGANVLPNWDPKMDRAEMLRLRREHFICELYLCSSNAVTMAGQLVNVDGLGNRVASMIYGPEKVALFVGRNKLCETMDVALDRVHNIAAPMNNIRLGHPNPCVKAGRCMDCKSPSRICNAWSVIERCNPAERIHVLLINEDTGF is encoded by the coding sequence ATGGCGACCAAAAAGACGATGACCCCCGAGGAACAGTATTGGACCCTACGCCTTGAAAAAGCCGCGAAAGCGCTGGAAGCGAACCGTTTCGGCGTTTCCGTCCATGCGACCGGCAAGGACGCGGCGGAACATCTTGTCAAAAAAGTTTTGCCCAAAGGCTGGAAGGGCACGGTCAACTTCGGCGGTTCCGCCTCCGTGCTGCAATCCGGCGTCATCCCCATGCTGCAAAAGCTCCCCGGGGCCAATGTCCTGCCCAACTGGGACCCGAAAATGGACCGGGCCGAAATGCTCCGCCTGCGCCGGGAGCATTTCATCTGCGAGCTGTATCTCTGCTCCAGCAACGCGGTCACCATGGCCGGCCAGCTCGTCAACGTGGACGGCCTGGGCAACCGCGTGGCTTCCATGATCTACGGCCCGGAAAAGGTGGCCTTGTTCGTGGGCCGCAACAAGTTGTGCGAAACCATGGACGTGGCCCTCGACCGGGTGCATAACATCGCCGCGCCGATGAACAACATACGCCTCGGCCACCCCAACCCCTGCGTGAAGGCCGGCCGCTGTATGGATTGCAAATCGCCCAGCCGTATTTGCAATGCGTGGTCGGTGATCGAACGATGCAACCCCGCCGAGCGTATCCATGTGCTGCTGATAAACGAAGATACGGGGTTCTGA
- a CDS encoding conserved hypothetical protein (Evidence 4 : Homologs of previously reported genes of unknown function), with protein MKYVPPLGSTDQDAGYVNRVGAMKGSPVPAAAIEHPMREIHNTIRAAGLTPSGDVLNQLALAIQALILKAAQTPYEIGQYYPFEDEMPRESFVPLLGGVVSNISRYPKMIEYLESSYGQARLVTQAQYDALHIASSLFNVDTGNTFTLEADLPIEAEGWNIGLIAGPSGSGKSSLGAALLKHGYALADGGQWPRNAPIIDAINPAGNWQKITAALAAVGLGTVPAWLRPYNILSTGEKFRAELARLISEAPEKVVIDEFTSVVDRQIARVGAASFARAWRKTGGKAVCLSCHFDIMEWLEPDWIFNTQTGTLEWTRGRLRRPGIPLEIRETNAAYWPHFAPHHYLKAPLPVAATYYVGFVGAEPVAHIAISPRPGLKEARACRIVVMPEWQGIGVGMAFLHEVCDLWRRGENRFRIPMRTLVNTSHPGLASALRRHPQWTQITADLHGADKTRSKAALTRTATRQGWYNKTPTGYGGHFRAVQCFRYLGEEAPALKEARKAENAPGSTQSPPAGPKAVTDEKTP; from the coding sequence ATGAAATACGTACCGCCTTTAGGCAGCACCGACCAGGACGCCGGTTACGTCAACCGCGTAGGCGCTATGAAAGGCAGCCCGGTACCGGCGGCCGCCATCGAACACCCCATGAGGGAAATTCACAACACAATCAGGGCGGCGGGCCTGACGCCAAGCGGGGACGTTCTGAACCAGCTTGCCCTTGCCATACAGGCGCTAATCCTGAAAGCCGCGCAAACGCCTTACGAAATCGGCCAGTACTACCCGTTTGAAGACGAGATGCCTCGGGAAAGCTTTGTCCCCCTGCTAGGCGGCGTTGTCTCAAACATCAGCCGCTACCCCAAGATGATTGAATACCTTGAATCCTCTTACGGGCAAGCGCGGCTTGTGACCCAGGCGCAATACGACGCGTTGCACATAGCCTCATCCCTGTTCAACGTTGACACCGGCAACACCTTCACCCTTGAAGCCGATCTTCCCATAGAGGCCGAGGGATGGAACATCGGCCTGATAGCCGGGCCGAGCGGCAGCGGCAAGAGTTCCCTAGGCGCGGCCCTTCTGAAGCACGGCTACGCCCTAGCGGACGGCGGCCAGTGGCCCCGGAACGCGCCGATCATAGACGCCATCAACCCGGCCGGAAATTGGCAGAAGATCACCGCCGCGCTAGCCGCCGTAGGGCTAGGAACCGTCCCGGCATGGCTGAGGCCCTACAACATCCTGTCAACCGGCGAAAAGTTCCGGGCGGAATTGGCCAGGCTGATTTCCGAAGCCCCGGAAAAGGTAGTGATTGACGAATTCACAAGCGTAGTAGACCGGCAAATAGCCCGCGTAGGCGCGGCCAGCTTTGCCAGGGCATGGAGAAAAACCGGCGGCAAGGCCGTATGCCTCTCATGCCATTTCGACATAATGGAATGGCTAGAGCCGGATTGGATTTTCAACACCCAAACCGGCACCCTTGAATGGACGCGGGGGCGGCTTCGACGGCCCGGAATCCCCCTTGAAATACGGGAGACAAACGCCGCGTATTGGCCCCATTTTGCGCCGCACCACTATCTGAAGGCCCCGCTACCGGTAGCCGCCACCTACTACGTAGGCTTCGTAGGCGCGGAACCGGTAGCGCACATAGCCATAAGCCCGCGCCCCGGCCTGAAGGAAGCGCGGGCATGCCGGATAGTGGTAATGCCGGAATGGCAGGGCATAGGCGTAGGCATGGCCTTCCTTCATGAGGTATGCGACCTGTGGAGGCGCGGAGAAAACCGTTTCAGGATACCCATGCGAACGCTAGTGAACACTTCCCACCCCGGCCTTGCCTCAGCCCTACGCCGCCACCCGCAATGGACGCAGATAACGGCGGACCTACACGGCGCGGACAAGACGCGGAGCAAGGCGGCGCTTACCCGCACGGCCACCCGGCAAGGATGGTACAACAAGACCCCAACCGGCTACGGCGGCCATTTCAGGGCCGTACAGTGCTTCAGGTACCTAGGCGAGGAAGCGCCCGCCCTGAAAGAGGCGAGAAAGGCCGAAAACGCCCCAGGATCGACGCAAAGCCCCCCGGCCGGGCCAAAGGCCGTAACAGACGAAAAAACCCCTTGA
- a CDS encoding exported hypothetical protein (Evidence 5 : No homology to any previously reported sequences), giving the protein MPASGSKSRGGGTILLVLLLLLGVAGASAFFIHKILTAEDAPVAATGQAGSSQAGASRTGPSRTGEDLGPPVVLQPGGSGSTASPSAVPQGQFVVPPSQPPPQAPEGTDTVRGQIAGIPGQMADAPLVSPSPATTGDPDARGGLPADPAPNLLLVPGAIETPPPAAREDAVVRPAFVDDIAAFLAQNYWPQNTHPSARRGGITTASLQWANLRYGAELKGLDGRQGDPGGARRAILGYVLNPAVVGRIYGLYSDGFVAALRQEADKRVVGEGSGKRSLSSDEKKEMFMIYSGFAARIAGALENYAADPSMPAKVKVYAQAEQAVQDANRVYLESMLAHEEAVESKDKGRITAAQLRMDKEAATYQKRIRERETAKNALVGAMSKGGSGQGGSDTLVYAAFWASRRGNDSAQALRACAKALGDMSAKLAAASRQM; this is encoded by the coding sequence ATGCCTGCATCGGGATCGAAAAGTAGAGGGGGGGGCACGATTTTGCTGGTGCTCCTGTTGCTCCTGGGTGTAGCCGGAGCCTCGGCCTTTTTTATCCATAAAATCCTCACCGCGGAGGATGCGCCCGTCGCCGCGACGGGACAGGCCGGATCATCCCAGGCCGGGGCATCCCGGACAGGGCCGTCCCGGACCGGGGAAGACCTCGGCCCGCCCGTGGTGCTGCAGCCCGGCGGTTCCGGTTCCACGGCTTCCCCGAGCGCGGTTCCCCAGGGTCAATTTGTCGTTCCTCCCAGCCAACCCCCGCCCCAAGCACCCGAAGGAACGGATACGGTTCGCGGCCAGATTGCCGGAATTCCCGGACAGATGGCCGATGCGCCTCTTGTTTCCCCTTCTCCCGCAACCACCGGCGATCCCGACGCGCGCGGCGGGCTGCCCGCCGACCCCGCGCCCAATCTGCTGCTCGTGCCGGGCGCTATTGAAACGCCCCCTCCGGCGGCGCGTGAAGACGCCGTCGTCCGCCCGGCCTTTGTTGACGATATCGCGGCCTTTCTCGCGCAGAACTACTGGCCGCAAAATACCCATCCTTCGGCCCGGCGCGGCGGCATCACCACGGCCAGCCTGCAATGGGCCAATTTGCGCTACGGCGCGGAACTGAAAGGGCTGGATGGACGGCAGGGCGATCCCGGCGGGGCGCGCCGCGCCATTTTGGGGTATGTTCTCAACCCGGCGGTTGTCGGGCGCATTTACGGCTTGTACAGCGACGGTTTTGTGGCCGCCCTCAGGCAGGAGGCCGACAAACGCGTCGTCGGGGAAGGGAGCGGCAAGCGTTCCCTGTCTTCTGACGAGAAGAAGGAAATGTTCATGATTTATTCCGGATTCGCCGCGCGTATCGCCGGCGCGCTGGAAAATTACGCGGCGGACCCGTCCATGCCCGCCAAAGTGAAAGTCTACGCCCAGGCGGAGCAGGCGGTGCAGGACGCCAACCGGGTTTACCTGGAGAGCATGCTCGCCCATGAAGAGGCCGTCGAGAGCAAAGACAAGGGCCGGATAACGGCCGCGCAGCTCCGCATGGACAAGGAAGCCGCCACCTACCAGAAGCGCATCCGCGAGCGCGAGACCGCGAAAAACGCCCTTGTCGGCGCCATGAGCAAGGGGGGGAGCGGCCAGGGCGGCTCGGACACGCTGGTCTATGCCGCCTTCTGGGCTTCCCGCCGCGGCAATGACAGCGCCCAGGCTTTGCGCGCCTGCGCCAAGGCCCTTGGCGATATGAGCGCCAAGCTCGCCGCCGCGTCGCGCCAGATGTAG
- a CDS encoding Response regulator has translation MDRNTLLIVEDSPIQSRIICQRFESMTRLTLLPAYSLAEAKQLAEANRDALFAAVVDLNLPDAPNGEAVDLCLSMGIPSIVLAASFDETLRKRFLERKVADYFLKGSIDDLEPLIAAVERLRRNRDVKALVVDDSTTQRGVVKRMLAVQCIGCLEAADGVAALEVLAKEPDIRLIITDFNMPRMDGIALVQEVRKQYRISQLAVIGLSSVGSGPLTAQFLKNGANDFLTKPFEAEEFYWRVNQTLNILDVMQELRELRKHG, from the coding sequence GTGGACAGAAATACCCTTTTGATCGTCGAAGACAGCCCCATCCAGTCCAGGATCATCTGCCAGCGGTTCGAATCAATGACGCGGCTCACGCTCCTTCCGGCATACAGCCTGGCGGAAGCAAAGCAATTGGCCGAGGCGAACCGGGATGCCCTTTTCGCCGCCGTGGTGGACCTCAATTTGCCTGACGCGCCGAACGGGGAAGCCGTGGACCTCTGCCTTTCCATGGGCATTCCCAGCATCGTGCTTGCCGCGTCCTTTGACGAAACGCTGCGCAAGCGCTTCCTCGAGCGGAAAGTGGCCGACTACTTCCTCAAGGGCAGCATCGACGATCTGGAGCCGCTCATCGCCGCCGTGGAGCGGCTGCGCCGGAACCGCGACGTCAAGGCCCTGGTGGTGGATGATTCAACCACGCAGCGGGGCGTCGTCAAACGGATGCTGGCCGTGCAGTGTATCGGCTGCCTGGAAGCGGCGGACGGCGTGGCTGCCCTGGAAGTCCTGGCGAAAGAGCCGGACATCCGCCTGATTATTACGGATTTCAACATGCCGCGCATGGACGGGATAGCCCTTGTCCAGGAAGTGCGCAAACAATACCGGATCAGCCAGCTTGCGGTTATCGGCCTCTCTTCCGTCGGGTCCGGGCCGCTGACGGCGCAGTTTTTGAAAAACGGGGCCAACGATTTTCTGACCAAGCCCTTTGAGGCCGAGGAATTTTACTGGCGGGTCAACCAGACCCTCAATATTTTGGACGTGATGCAGGAGTTGCGCGAGCTGCGCAAGCACGGCTGA
- a CDS encoding conserved hypothetical protein (Evidence 4 : Homologs of previously reported genes of unknown function) gives MPKTQFITDFSVGDDVATLFLLGAATQGQARNGPFWKLELRDASGSLEAKIWSPQSQMYANLAAGDIVEIAGRVSMYRERLEVAVDRMRVLEEDEKAALDLSLFMAASERPATELLAELERLCKAAFTHGPWKKLLKLVLADPWVAEHLPTAPAAKVMHHAYAGGLLEHTLGVAKLCMTFADLYPHLDRQTLLAGALCHDLGKLWELSQGLATDYTGEGRLMGHIQQGMDFLDPLIRKAGLEDHLALHLKHLVLSHHGQYEFGSPRLPATGEAFALHYADNLDAKINQTKAALGNIPDGESGWSAFVPGLDRTLFKPLPTPGAGEKGKKAKTGASPANAPGNDEATHIPGQLSLLGGE, from the coding sequence ATGCCCAAAACACAGTTTATCACCGATTTTTCCGTGGGGGATGACGTCGCCACGCTGTTTCTGCTCGGGGCCGCAACGCAAGGCCAGGCCCGGAACGGCCCGTTCTGGAAGCTGGAACTGCGCGACGCCTCCGGGAGCCTTGAAGCGAAAATATGGAGCCCCCAGAGCCAGATGTACGCCAATCTCGCCGCCGGGGATATCGTGGAAATCGCCGGCCGGGTCAGCATGTACCGCGAACGCCTCGAAGTGGCCGTGGACCGCATGCGGGTGCTGGAGGAAGACGAAAAGGCGGCCCTTGACCTCTCGCTCTTCATGGCCGCGAGCGAGCGCCCGGCAACGGAACTGCTGGCGGAACTCGAACGGCTCTGCAAAGCCGCATTCACGCACGGCCCCTGGAAAAAATTGCTCAAGCTCGTTCTCGCCGACCCCTGGGTGGCGGAGCATCTGCCCACGGCCCCGGCGGCCAAGGTCATGCACCACGCGTACGCCGGGGGCCTGCTGGAGCACACCCTGGGGGTCGCCAAACTCTGCATGACGTTCGCGGACCTCTATCCCCACCTCGACCGGCAGACCCTGCTGGCCGGGGCCCTGTGTCACGACCTCGGCAAGCTCTGGGAGCTCAGCCAGGGGCTGGCGACGGATTACACCGGGGAAGGGCGGCTGATGGGCCATATCCAGCAGGGTATGGATTTTCTCGATCCCCTGATCCGCAAGGCCGGTCTGGAAGACCACCTGGCCCTGCACCTGAAACACCTGGTTTTGAGCCACCACGGGCAGTATGAGTTCGGCTCCCCGCGCCTTCCCGCGACGGGCGAGGCTTTCGCACTGCACTACGCGGACAACCTGGACGCCAAGATAAACCAGACAAAGGCGGCGCTCGGGAATATTCCGGACGGGGAAAGCGGCTGGTCCGCTTTTGTTCCCGGCCTGGACCGGACGCTGTTCAAGCCCCTGCCCACGCCCGGCGCCGGGGAAAAGGGGAAAAAGGCCAAAACCGGCGCTTCCCCGGCGAACGCACCCGGCAACGACGAGGCGACGCACATACCGGGGCAGCTTTCTCTTCTCGGCGGCGAATGA
- a CDS encoding conserved hypothetical protein (Evidence 4 : Homologs of previously reported genes of unknown function) yields the protein MPRDGSFLPRMSAAECALFTRYIPRKSRALEFGCGGSTAHMLRNGVWDLTSVESDFAWLEKVLQEPEPRYFLMKKRWHPMHADIGPTGAWGGPLAKEPDPRWLNYHQHCWDLMPSTAYDVILIDGRFRVACLCRSLLHCANPGVTIVMHDFWSRPGYHAVLDFVTVQDRVDDIAVMRPLPGLSREKVTATLQRFLFEPS from the coding sequence ATGCCGCGCGACGGAAGCTTCCTTCCCCGCATGAGCGCAGCGGAATGCGCGCTGTTCACCCGGTATATCCCGCGCAAGTCGCGCGCGCTGGAGTTCGGCTGCGGCGGCAGCACCGCGCACATGCTGCGGAACGGCGTGTGGGACCTTACGAGTGTGGAATCGGATTTCGCCTGGCTTGAAAAAGTGTTACAGGAGCCGGAACCGCGCTATTTCCTTATGAAGAAACGCTGGCACCCCATGCATGCGGATATAGGCCCGACCGGCGCATGGGGGGGCCCTCTGGCGAAGGAACCCGACCCCCGCTGGCTCAACTACCACCAGCACTGCTGGGATCTGATGCCCAGCACCGCGTATGATGTGATTTTGATCGACGGGCGGTTCAGGGTGGCCTGCCTTTGCCGGTCCCTGCTGCATTGCGCCAATCCCGGCGTGACCATTGTCATGCATGATTTCTGGAGCAGGCCGGGGTATCATGCCGTCCTTGATTTCGTTACCGTGCAGGACCGGGTTGACGACATTGCCGTCATGCGGCCTCTGCCCGGCCTGTCCCGGGAAAAAGTGACCGCCACGCTGCAACGGTTTCTTTTTGAACCCTCGTGA
- the surE gene encoding 5'-nucleotidase SurE — MIVALTNDDGIRAHGLRSMYKALLDAGHTVRVVAPTSEQSAVGHAITVRDPLRVKQCTENGFTGISVSGTPADCVKLGISALLDEEPDIVVSGINAGANVGPDIMYSGTVAAAREAAAMGYPAMALSFDSFKEADLTEYARYAVSLMEKIVWHEIPERRVVNVNFPNLPFSKAKGLKVCPQTSAVWHDWYHEYMDPRGTPCWWLDGDIPSDQVAPGTDRALLTEGWITLTPLRFDFTDQETLAALRDKLGAD, encoded by the coding sequence ATGATAGTTGCTCTGACCAATGACGACGGCATCCGGGCCCACGGGCTGCGGAGCATGTACAAAGCTCTTCTCGACGCGGGCCACACGGTGCGCGTTGTGGCCCCCACATCCGAGCAGTCCGCCGTGGGGCACGCCATAACCGTGCGGGACCCTTTGCGCGTCAAGCAATGCACCGAAAACGGCTTTACGGGCATCAGCGTTTCCGGCACCCCGGCGGACTGCGTCAAGCTCGGCATCAGCGCGCTCCTGGACGAAGAGCCGGATATCGTGGTCTCCGGCATTAACGCCGGGGCCAACGTGGGGCCGGACATCATGTACTCCGGCACCGTGGCGGCGGCCCGCGAGGCGGCGGCCATGGGCTACCCCGCCATGGCCCTCTCCTTTGACTCCTTCAAGGAAGCGGACCTCACCGAATACGCGCGGTACGCCGTCTCCCTCATGGAAAAAATCGTCTGGCACGAAATTCCCGAACGCCGGGTCGTGAACGTGAACTTCCCCAACCTGCCTTTCAGCAAGGCCAAGGGCCTGAAAGTCTGCCCGCAGACCAGCGCGGTCTGGCACGACTGGTACCACGAGTACATGGACCCGCGCGGCACGCCCTGTTGGTGGCTCGACGGCGATATTCCGTCCGACCAGGTCGCCCCCGGCACCGACCGGGCCCTTCTGACCGAGGGCTGGATTACGCTGACGCCCCTGCGGTTCGACTTCACGGACCAGGAAACGCTTGCCGCCCTGCGGGACAAGCTCGGAGCGGACTAA
- the tmk gene encoding Thymidylate kinase yields the protein MLSHTILPNGAHMFITFEGMEGSGKSTAMARIGKWLESSGRDVVYTREPGGSALGGLLRGILLDARNSDIVPTAELFLYLADRAQHAASVVRPALERGAVVLSDRFADSTIVYQGYGRGLDVPALEHLNAIAVDGVWPDLTLLFDLDSATGLARATARNEAEGKVVSEGRFEAEGLAFHERVRAGFLDWAAKNPARFAVIDAGRDMDTVFASAKEAVEKRLMAGDGT from the coding sequence GTGCTTTCCCATACCATTTTACCCAACGGCGCGCACATGTTCATAACGTTTGAAGGTATGGAGGGGTCCGGCAAGAGCACGGCCATGGCCCGCATCGGGAAATGGCTGGAATCATCCGGCCGGGACGTCGTCTATACCAGGGAACCCGGCGGCAGCGCCCTCGGCGGGCTGCTCAGGGGCATTCTGCTCGACGCGCGCAACAGCGATATCGTGCCCACGGCGGAACTTTTTCTCTATCTCGCGGACCGGGCGCAGCATGCGGCGAGCGTGGTCCGCCCCGCCCTGGAGCGCGGCGCGGTGGTGCTCTCCGACCGTTTCGCGGATTCCACCATCGTGTACCAGGGGTATGGCAGAGGGCTGGACGTTCCGGCGCTTGAACATTTGAACGCCATAGCCGTGGACGGCGTCTGGCCCGACTTGACCCTGCTTTTCGATCTGGATTCCGCGACCGGGCTTGCCAGGGCCACCGCCCGGAACGAGGCGGAAGGCAAGGTCGTCAGCGAAGGGCGGTTTGAAGCGGAAGGCCTTGCCTTCCACGAGCGCGTCCGGGCGGGCTTCCTGGACTGGGCGGCGAAAAACCCGGCGCGGTTCGCGGTTATCGACGCGGGCCGGGATATGGATACGGTCTTTGCAAGCGCGAAAGAGGCTGTGGAAAAACGGCTCATGGCGGGAGACGGAACATAA
- the menA gene encoding 1,4-dihydroxy-2-naphthoate octaprenyltransferase: MPPVPHAPSPFSLWLWAARPRTLPLAASAIILGFGLAVMQGSARWAVFIMALVTALLLQILSNLANDYGDAVAGADTADRLGPLRMVGSGLTTPQRMFRAIILASALAVCSGLVLVLLASWGDWPRLVFFLCLGAACIAAAILYTMGKRPYGYWGLGDFMAGLFFGPVAVWGSAALCGAPSFLPLFLPGMAAGFCSTMVLNVNNMRDIETDSRTGKKTVAVRLGLDTARRYHILLASLTLLCWAAFWAAHRPAFLPGLAFALPLLRSVFLAARRPRDAANLNAQLRNTVIGSAICSTGMAVLCMAA; the protein is encoded by the coding sequence ATGCCACCCGTACCGCACGCGCCTTCCCCCTTTTCCCTCTGGCTGTGGGCCGCCCGCCCGCGCACCCTGCCGCTGGCCGCCTCCGCCATTATCCTGGGTTTCGGTCTGGCCGTGATGCAAGGAAGCGCGCGATGGGCCGTCTTTATCATGGCTCTCGTCACGGCCCTCCTGCTGCAAATCCTCTCCAACCTCGCCAACGACTACGGCGACGCCGTGGCCGGGGCGGATACGGCGGACAGGCTCGGCCCGCTGCGCATGGTCGGGAGCGGCCTCACAACGCCCCAGCGCATGTTCCGGGCCATCATCCTGGCTTCCGCCCTGGCCGTGTGTTCCGGGCTTGTCCTGGTGCTGCTCGCCAGTTGGGGCGACTGGCCGCGCCTCGTCTTTTTCCTGTGTCTCGGCGCGGCCTGCATTGCCGCGGCCATCCTCTACACCATGGGGAAACGCCCCTACGGGTATTGGGGGCTGGGGGATTTCATGGCCGGTCTCTTCTTCGGCCCGGTGGCCGTCTGGGGCAGCGCCGCGCTCTGCGGCGCGCCGTCGTTTCTCCCGCTCTTCCTGCCCGGCATGGCCGCCGGGTTTTGCAGCACCATGGTCCTGAACGTCAACAACATGCGGGATATTGAAACGGACAGCCGCACGGGCAAGAAGACCGTGGCCGTCCGGCTGGGCCTGGACACGGCCCGCCGCTACCACATCCTCCTCGCCTCCCTGACGCTCTTGTGCTGGGCCGCGTTCTGGGCCGCGCACCGCCCCGCGTTTCTGCCGGGCCTTGCCTTCGCCCTGCCGCTGCTCCGCAGCGTGTTCCTGGCCGCGCGCCGCCCCCGCGACGCCGCCAACCTTAACGCCCAGCTCCGGAACACCGTGATCGGTTCCGCCATATGCAGCACCGGCATGGCCGTGCTGTGCATGGCGGCGTAA
- the cobP gene encoding Bifunctional adenosylcobalamin biosynthesis protein CobP, which produces MLVCTGGCRSGKSEFARQWAESRAALRVYMATAYDGGDEEMHRRIARHQASRGEGWATYEVASGPWETPERLAASASAMGDVLLFDCLTLWTSLCLEKGYDEAGTLALTTRLLTSLRECGKPVVLVTNEVGMGLVPENALGRQFRDMAGLVNQRAALVADTMVFMVSGLPLYVKGNPDN; this is translated from the coding sequence ATGTTGGTATGTACCGGCGGCTGCCGGAGCGGCAAGAGCGAGTTCGCGCGGCAATGGGCGGAATCCCGCGCCGCCTTACGGGTATACATGGCCACAGCCTACGACGGCGGCGATGAGGAAATGCACCGCCGGATCGCGCGGCACCAGGCCTCTCGCGGGGAGGGCTGGGCCACGTACGAGGTCGCTTCCGGCCCGTGGGAAACGCCCGAGCGGTTGGCCGCGTCGGCTTCGGCCATGGGGGATGTGCTGCTGTTCGACTGCCTGACGCTCTGGACCTCGCTGTGCCTGGAGAAAGGCTATGACGAGGCCGGAACCCTTGCGCTGACAACCCGGCTGCTCACATCGCTCCGCGAGTGCGGCAAACCCGTCGTTCTGGTGACCAACGAAGTGGGCATGGGCCTGGTGCCGGAGAACGCCCTGGGACGTCAATTCCGTGACATGGCCGGCCTGGTGAACCAGAGAGCCGCCCTGGTCGCGGATACCATGGTCTTCATGGTCAGCGGCCTGCCGCTGTACGTGAAGGGAAACCCGGACAACTAG